AACAACGAGACGCTTCTGCAAGTCTTCTCCAGAATGCAAAgcatgaattaaaaacaaaaacaaaaataggaaCGCAAAGCATGCTGGGAACGAGACGACCCCAAGGGCTTTTTTGGACGTGAGCCTCGTGGGCCGACACCGCCACGAGCTCCGATGGCGTCAaagatgacaaaatgtttttttaatgccgaATAACTTGAAAGAGACAATCGTTTGTCTTCTTGGCAAGGTCACTGACAAACACGTAAACGTACACACATACAGAtgcaaatacacacaaacagatgCAAATTTACAAGCGCACACGGATATAACCATAAACACAaatgaacacacacattcaaatacacgcaaacacacactaacacacgcAGGCGCAATGACACACAATCAACCACGCACACCGGTATACACACTCAGAAAGACACACGCGCACTCATGTGAACACATCCTCATCCTCTATTGTCCACCAAgtgttttgttgatttgttgtttgtttttgttactgaTTGATGAGGTCGAAGGTCGTAGTGACAGGTTGCAAGTAGCCACCTGGTGGACATCGGGAAGATCACAGTGATTGGCttgacctctgacctctgtCACAGTGTGGGCGgagttgtgttgatgttgtgtttgaattattattattattattttttgcgaAACAAGATGCATTCGCCCGTGACGAAGGGAAACCATCTAGGCCGGGTGTTTTCCTGGTCCAGGGCGCATGTGGGTGCAGAACTTCGGATTTAAGGCCGATTCCCATTGGCCTTTGCGGGCGAGCGCTTCGTCGCTTGTCATTGccttcaacaaacaaacacacacacacttgttttgtCCCACTTTGCGAGCGGGCGCTTGACACGGCGTCGGGTCACCTTGCGGCGGCGACCTGTTGAATATTGAGCAGGCGGCGTCTTCATCCATCAGCGACGCCGCGAGACGCCACCTTTGTGACGTGACGAATGACGAAGGCAAAGGCGGGAGGAGAGAGAGGAGCGCATAAAGGCGAAGGCGCCACAGCGCCACGCAACACTTGAAGAACGCCGACAACGACGACAAGaacgagaagaagaagaagctgacaGTCGAGAACGAGGTGACGATATCTGACTTGTGAATTTCTCTTGATTGTCTTTGAAGAGTgagtctgcctcgcagttctgaggttcagggttgaATCCCTGCTCTGGCtttactgtgtggagtttgctggATTAGCCACGGAAAAGACACGCAAGCATGGgtcccgtgcttgcgtggcttttctgcgggtactctggtttccgcCCAAACCTCCAAAACGTAGTCCAGGTTCGCTATAGAAAATCGACAACTGCGTGTCTGGTGTTCgctgtatttcattttattttttttcaggtgaGATGGAGAGCGTGCGAGTCTATCTGTtcctgtatgtgtgtctgtcccTATTGACGGTCCTCTGCCGGGGTCAAAGGTTGACCACCGACACGCAGATTCCGGCCGTGCCCGACGAGGACAAACTCTTACGACTTGCAAACAACGACCTggtcagtatgtgtgtgtgttttcatttttttcatgtgtgtttgcaaatacatatgtatgtgtgtgtgtgtgtgtgtgtgtgtgtgcgtgtgcgtgtgcgattGTATTTCAGTAATCCAATGTAGAACATAGACACAGAATGCAGTTGGTAAGTcagcaaataataataagaaaacaaaatgcaataaaagtGTAAGAACAGctcaaatataaatacacacatgaaaaaaatacataaaatgatgGCGAAGTGTCaagttgttgaaaaaaaatcaatcatctttacacacatttctttACGTCTAATTGTCTGTTAATCAATGACTGGGTTGCCAGGTTGAATTTCTCAGTAATTAGACACAATTGGAGGGAAACCATTGGAACCAATCACGTGAAGGAAAGCTGATTTTAATGAGGCGGCTCATTAAAGTCATTTCTACTCATTAGCAGCTCACCAACACAGCAAACTTACACTGACGTGTTTCACACTGTCGACACCTCATCACACGCACACGCCACAGGACATCGTCTCTATTGatactgctgtgtgtgtgtgtgtgcgtgcgtgcgtgcgtgtgtgtgtgcaggcggAGTTGCTGCAGGGCTTCCTGGACGAGGCAGAAAGCCAAGCGGGTCTGTCGGTGGAGAAGAAGGCTAGCGTCATCCCCAGGGTGAGAACATGAGTGACGGCTGTCAATCACAGCTCATCTCATGACATCCTTACGAAAAGGCGCTCTCGTACTTCGATGACGAAGTTGATTTGGGCGTGTCCTGTGTGTCAAAAGTGTGACGTCGGCGAACGCTGCGCCATGAAACACGGCCCTCGAATCGGCCGGCTGTGCGACTGCCTGCGAGGGACGGCGTGCAACACTTTCTTCCTGCGCTGCTACTGAACGCGCTGCGCCTGCGCCTGCGCCTGTGGGGACGCCTCACCACTTTCACGATCACAACGCTTTACTACGTTTGACTACATTTTGCAACACTTGCCGACACGACAACGCTTAACAACAATTTACAGCAATTTACATGTTGCATGTTAAAATACTGGATGTTTGTcgtggataagcggtaaagaaaatggatggatgcatgttactacattttgcaacattttacAACACTTAATGACACTTTACAACACTTAACGAAACCTTACAACACTTAACATTTACAAAACTTAGCAGCGCTGTACAGCAATTTACGTTACATTTTACAATACGTTACTACATTTTGCAACACTTTACAGCATTTTACAACACTTACAAAAACTTGACAGCACTGTACAACATTTTACAACATGTTATAATACAACATGTTACTACACTTAACATTTTACAGTGCTTTACAGCACTTAACATTTGACGACACTTTACTTCACCTTACTACACTTTACAACACCCAACAACACTTTACAACACGTTACAGTCCAtctgattacattttaaaacacttttcaaCACCTAACCACATTTTACAATGCTTAACAGTTTACAACACTTTACTATAGTTTATAACACTTTGAAGCACAACATATGACAACGTGTTCAAACACTTTACAATTCAACATTTTACAACTCGTCCTAAttgactttaaaacattttacaacacTTTACATCACCTCACAAATCCCGTCTTCTCTTGTCCAACTAGCAGGCTAACGGCTGATACTGATAAAAAGCTCTCACTGCGAGCCTAAGCAACAAAGTAGAACAATAAAaatctggtttaaaaaaaaaaaaaagggaattatTGTGTTCTGACGTGAAAGCGTTGTGTCGTGAGGTCCTCACGGGTGTCACACAGCTGCAGCACCCATCGGTGGCGCCTCTCAGTCATCGCTGTCCTTCTCACTGTCATGTTTCAACTGTCACCTTGACTTTGTTAAATAAACGTTCTAAAGCTGCACGTGTCACATGGCTTCCTGTCTGTCCACCAATCAACAGACTGCGCTGTGACTAGCTCCGCCCACATTTAGGTACCAAACCGGAGTGCCTTAAAAATCCCGTTCGGGAACATTCAGCTCATTCCTTACTCCCTAATCACGATAATGTAAAgggatttttatatagtgggcgATATAGTTCACCCTCGTGTTGAAACAACTAACCAAATTCTCTATAATTACTACATAAGTATTTTTATATGTTGGATTATATAGTTTTCTCACTGGCTGAAACTAGTTGACTCTAGCGCTAAATCGATTAATTGTATGCTATATTGGGATTTTTATATAATGGCCAGTAACAATTAATCGAATACTCTCTTAACACtatatgggattttttttttttttaatatggtaGACTATGTAGTTGACACATCAGTTAAATGAGAGATTGTTTTGGAACACGACTCTGTGCCGTCAATGACAGCCTGATAGGGAGGGATTTCAAATATTAAGCGCTACCTGTGAGGTGACGTTGCTTTGCGAAGGCAACGTGATCGTCCAATCAGAGACGAGCTTGGTGACGTTGTTGTCGCGCGTTCAAGCTCCTTTTCATTTCTTTGCATCACACGGAACAGACACGCTTATCAATGAGGCTGGCATTTACTGGACCGATAACAGGCCTTcatcacacatgcatgcacgcacacacgcacacacacacacacacaaacacacaaacacacacacaatgctatCTATTAGTAGGGTGTGGAACAAATCACATGAAAAGACAAGGTGGCCTTTTCGCAGCACTTTCAAAAGCAAATTGACACCTccctgactgtgtgtgtgtgcgtgttcatttcaatggatgagagcaaagtgtaaaaaaaaaaaaggatgttccTGTCAagcattaaaaagaaataaatatagtTGTGCTCATTAGGAGACACACTCTCGCagcatttgtaaaatgtgtacatttttttttacatacgtacatattttttctttcaagaaaacatgattgACCATCCAAAACACatccatttcattttaatgggattcaaagtAACTAACTGACCTTAGTTAAAATTTGTCTGCAGTAACAgtagcaaaatacattttaattacagACTGTTTGTTGTGGCCACTTTTTGCcacaaagttgttttttgttttgttttgggatttacttatatttttaattgttctcAAATAATAACCCCcctcataatatatatatatatatatatatatatatatatatatatatatatatatagaaacaCTGGGAGCAGCAAACACTGGGAGAAAATGCTTGACATATTAtcatcaaatcaaatgtaataCATGGTGATGACGTCAGAATTTGGTCAGTGGTCTGATCTTGTTGGacatcattgcaaaaaaaaaaaaagaaaattcccaagcatttaataaatatttgtttatcttttttactgtacatattgttgAACATATATACACACCATAATAACGTAAAATGGAGGCAGAAATAATCACCAAAGGctttttgtggttttattttcacaataaaatccTTTACTTGTACTCTTCGACTAATCCTTTATATGAACGTTCAATAATGCCAATATAGTTCAATATAAATATACTCTTACTTTATTAGTCAAGGTTCGGTGTATTTATGGGAGACTCTTACCTACTTCGGTGCCACGATTACTTTATGTTGAAACGTCGTACCGGATGTCGGCGCACGTTTACTTCCTGATGGAGTCGAAGTGTCAATGTTGAGACAAAAGAGCGAAAACATCTCATTTTACAAACACAATAGATGGACCAACACTGGACGTTCCTTTCAAATTGCCAACCTGAGTCGATGCTCGATGGTTTGTGACCctgttaaatatattaaatatcgAAATCCAACATTTTTGACCAACAAAGCACAGACGAAGCTATGCTAAAGCTAGGCTAAGCTTTTCCCACAACCTTTACAATTGTTGGACAAACGAGCCTTTTTGTGCGTCCTCGTGTTTATAATGCGTGAGTACTTTAAGAACATGTCAATATAATCCGAGCAGGAAGtaagaatgaatgaaattaataaattattggCATAAATATAGTCCTCCATGCAAGCAACTTGATTATcattgtgttgaatcaaaacaAGAGATTTTgcttactttggaaaacaataatcaacattttttttgctgattttctgaCGGTATAATACGTTATCACAATACCGAAATTGTGACTTTCAACTATAACTGCATAAAGTACTTGGACAACGGTACTGAAATAATAccacggcaaaaaaaaagaaataaacgaAAACATCAGTAAAAAGCAGTGTAATAATAActgacaaaacaattttaaattcttttttttcatttttattaatgcCAAATATTAGTATAGTAGTTAGGAtaagcttgacaaaaaaaaaaaatatatatacctttttaacatttttaaacactaCAGTATTGAACATTTAagatatgttttttatttgtatatacaaGTTTACACTGTATTTCTCCGTCTTGCGCACACGCCCCAAAAACTTGATACACAGACTTGGAGAGCGCTGTGGCtacatttattgattataaTTTAATACcggtacttaaaaaaaacatggtacAGTATTGTTTTTGATGGCGTGTCTGCTGTAACTTTATTTTGCGTGTACAAATGATCACGGCGACCTTTTTTTCGAATCAAATGATCGGAGCTTCTGGAATAATCGTTGCGCTACGAACTCATCggatgtttgtcttttttctgtttCAGCTCTCCCGTCAGACGTGCTAAAGGTGACGATTGTTAAAGAGGAGGCGCAGGATAAGGAACAGGAGCGCCCGTTGatcaaggaggaagaggaggaacgcGACATCAGTCGGGAGGACGCGGACGTCCACGTGAAGCgagaggatgaggaggacgaAGAAGCTGATTGGCCACATCTTCATGAGGAGAACAGCGGGGCGCAGTCAAGTGATCACGTGACCACACAAGCAGAAGATGCCGGATCAGAAGCAGACGCCATTTTGGCTCCACTGTCAGATTATGAAGATGAATCTCGCGATATGGATGATCGCAGCGAAGAAAATAAAGCTTTCAAGCATTCCGACGAGAGTAAAAAACGTTTCAAATGTTACGAATGTGGGAAGAGTTTTGTTCATGAGCGAAATCTCGTAACTCACACGAGGAtccacacgggagaaaaacctttcggctgctcagtttgcggtaaaaGCTTCAGCCAGAGTGCCAATCTGCTGGTTCATGCCCGCGTCCACACgggggaaaaaccttttgcgTGCTCGCTTTGCAGCGGcagattctctcagaagggacaTTTGATGAGACACAAAGCAACGCACGACCACGACAAACCTTCTCCGTGCAGCTTTTGTAACACCAATTTTTATCATCGATCGGCGCTACTGGAACACATGAGGACGCACGTCGGAGAGAAACCGTTCTCCTGCTCCATGTGTCCCAAGAGATTCTCGCGGCGCGGAAACCTGCTGACGCACATGAGgacgcacacgggagaaaaacctttcgCCTGCTCGTTGTGCGGCAAAAGCTTCTCTCAGAAAGGACATCTGGTGACGCACGTGAGGACGCACTCGGGCGGAAAACCGTTCTCGTGCGCGTTGTGCTCGAAACGCTTCTCGCAGAAAGGACACATGATGTCGCACATGAGGACGCACCGCACCAAACGCATCCTCGTCATCGCCGATCCTCACGTCAGACAAATGTGCTGAAATGCACCGGTTCATTATCGCCAGTGCTGCGGAGTAACTTAATTGCATTACGTTACCAGATTACATAATTGAATgacaaaatgtatgaaattgTAGTCCACTCGATTACAGGAAGAAAATGCGTGATTGCAattagttgcttttggaaatttccatttgaaaaatagctgcaaaatgtttgattattattattttttttctttatatcgCGTCCTCCTTCTAAAGCAGACACTTGTGATtgtctctctctggtcatgtgccattctgccgtagtctcaaacatgacatatttttccaaatatgaccatGAAGTGCTACCTTGTGGCGCAATCtcattagtttgtctgagactTTGAAACGGTTAGATTCATACTTACACTTTTCAACATATAAAAAGACTACTGACTTGTGAAGATTTACTTATCTGTTTGTCATTTGTATCTGCTTGTCATTTGTAGCGATATTGACTAAATGGTGCACGTTTGTCACTAGGTCAACATGGCATGTTTTCCACGTGCTGTACACATAATGCCACAAACAAGTTTTATTACTTGTTTCCATTTCATCGTTTTGTAATCAGTTTATTATATGtgtaaaaaaactaatatttttaaagatttgcTGGTGCTTTGTACTTCAGTTGAAATGGCCATTCCATCCAGACGTTATAAATCAGAATGTTGTTGCTAATTCTAGTGATTAGGGAGTAATTaatgagtgatttttttttttttttccccaacaacaacaacaattcatCAGAGTATTGCGGTTAACTAGTGCTGGCACATCCAATGTATTCTtgctttaaaattgttttgggtTTGGTTCCGCTATTGAATACGGCCGGACGAGAACAACTTGATGTGACCAATCAGCTTCGTCTTCACTCTTCACTTGGACCTCGATGATGTCCTCCCGAGAGACGCCGCAGTCTTCCTCTCCCTCTTTGACGCCGACGGG
This is a stretch of genomic DNA from Phycodurus eques isolate BA_2022a chromosome 20, UOR_Pequ_1.1, whole genome shotgun sequence. It encodes these proteins:
- the cart4 gene encoding cocaine- and amphetamine-regulated transcript 4 encodes the protein MESVRVYLFLYVCLSLLTVLCRGQRLTTDTQIPAVPDEDKLLRLANNDLAELLQGFLDEAESQAGLSVEKKASVIPRCDVGERCAMKHGPRIGRLCDCLRGTACNTFFLRCY
- the LOC133395778 gene encoding gastrula zinc finger protein XlCGF8.2DB-like isoform X2 — encoded protein: MPLPSDVLKVTIVKEEAQDKEQERPLIKEEEEERDISREDADVHVKREDEEDEEADWPHLHEENSGAQSSDHVTTQAEDAGSEADAILAPLSDYEDESRDMDDRSEENKAFKHSDESKKRFKCYECGKSFVHERNLVTHTRIHTGEKPFGCSVCGKSFSQSANLLVHARVHTGEKPFACSLCSGRFSQKGHLMRHKATHDHDKPSPCSFCNTNFYHRSALLEHMRTHVGEKPFSCSMCPKRFSRRGNLLTHMRTHTGEKPFACSLCGKSFSQKGHLVTHVRTHSGGKPFSCALCSKRFSQKGHMMSHMRTHRTKRILVIADPHVRQMC
- the LOC133395778 gene encoding gastrula zinc finger protein XlCGF8.2DB-like isoform X1, with the translated sequence MDQHWTFLSNCQPESMLDALPSDVLKVTIVKEEAQDKEQERPLIKEEEEERDISREDADVHVKREDEEDEEADWPHLHEENSGAQSSDHVTTQAEDAGSEADAILAPLSDYEDESRDMDDRSEENKAFKHSDESKKRFKCYECGKSFVHERNLVTHTRIHTGEKPFGCSVCGKSFSQSANLLVHARVHTGEKPFACSLCSGRFSQKGHLMRHKATHDHDKPSPCSFCNTNFYHRSALLEHMRTHVGEKPFSCSMCPKRFSRRGNLLTHMRTHTGEKPFACSLCGKSFSQKGHLVTHVRTHSGGKPFSCALCSKRFSQKGHMMSHMRTHRTKRILVIADPHVRQMC